A window of the Vigna angularis cultivar LongXiaoDou No.4 chromosome 3, ASM1680809v1, whole genome shotgun sequence genome harbors these coding sequences:
- the LOC108325895 gene encoding elongation factor 1-alpha: MGKEKVHINIVVIGHVDSGKSTTTGHLIYKLGGIDKRVIERFEKEAAEMNKRSFKYAWVLDKLKAERERGITIDIALWKFETTKYYCTVIDAPGHRDFIKNMITGTSQADCAVLIIDSTTGGFEAGISKDGQTREHALLAFTLGVKQMICCCNKMDATTPKYSKARYDEIVKEVSSYLKKVGYNPDKIPFVPISGFEGDNMIERSTNLDWYKGPTLLEALDQINEPKRPSDKPLRLPLQDVYKIGGIGTVPVGRVETGVLKPGMVVTFAPTGLTTEVKSVEMHHETLTEALPGDNVGFNVKNVAVKDLKRGFVASNSKDDPAKEAANFTSQVIIMNHPGQIGNGYAPVLDCHTSHIAVKFAELVTKIDRRSGKELEKEPKFLKNGDAGFVKMIPTKPMVVETFSEYPPLGRFAVRDMRQTVAVGVIKSVEKKDPTGAKVTKAAQKKK; the protein is encoded by the exons ATGGGTAAAGAAAAGGTTCATATTAACATTGTGGTGATTGGCCATGTGGACTCTGGAAAGTCCACTACCACTGGTCACCTCATTTACAAGCTTGGAGGTATTGACAAGCGTGTGATTGAGAGATTCGAGAAAGAGGCTGCTGAGATGAACAAGAGGTCATTCAAGTATGCCTGGGTTCTTGACAAGCTCAAGGCTGAGCGTGAAAGAGGAATCACCATTGACATTGCTCTCTGGAAATTTGAGACCACCAAGTACTATTGCACAGTCATTGATGCCCCCGGTCACAGGGATTTCATTAAGAATATGATTACTGGGACATCTCAAGCTGATTGTGCTGTTCTTATCATTGATTCCACAACTGGTGGTTTCGAAGCTGGTATCTCGAAGGATGGACAGACTCGTGAACATGCTCTTCTTGCTTTCACTCTTGGTGTTAAGCAGATGATTTGCTGCTGTAACAAG ATGGATGCCACTACACCTAAGTACTCCAAGGCAAGGTATGATGAAATTGTGAAGGAAGTTTCTTCGTATTTGAAGAAGGTCGGTTACAACCCTGACAAGATCCCTTTTGTTCCCATCTCTGGTTTTGAGGGAGATAACATGATTGAGAGGTCTACCAACCTTGACTGGTACAAGGGTCCAACTCTACTGGAGGCTCTTGATCAGATCAATGAGCCAAAGAGGCCATCAGACAAGCCTCTTAGGTTGCCCCTTCAGGATGTGTACAAGATTGGAGGAATTGGAACTGTGCCTGTCGGACGTGTTGAAACTGGTGTCTTGAAACCTGGAATGGTTGTTACCTTTGCACCCACTGGACTGACAACTGAAGTTAAGTCCGTGGAGATGCACCACGAAACACTCACTGAGGCTCTTCCCGGTGACAATGTGGGATTCAACGTGAAGAATGTTGCTGTGAAGGATTTGAAACGTGGTTTCGTTGCCTCAAACTCCAAGGATGACCCTGCGAAGGAGGCTGCAAATTTCACGTCCCAAGTTATCATCATGAATCATCCTGGGCAGATTGGAAATGGCTACGCACCTGTTCTTGATTGCCACACCTCCCACATTGCCGTGAAGTTTGCCGAACTCGTGACCAAGATTGACAGGCGGTCTGGTAAAGAGCTGGAGAAGGAGCCTAAATTCCTGAAGAACGGAGATGCTGGTTTTGTGAAGATGATTCCCACAAAGCCCATGGTGGTTGAAACCTTCTCTGAATATCCTCCACTTGGTCGTTTTGCTGTGAGAGACATGCGTCAGACTGTGGCTGTTGGTGTCATCAAGAGCGTGGAGAAGAAGGACCCTACTGGAGCTAAGGTTACCAAGGCTGCACAGAAGAAGAAGTAA
- the LOC128195924 gene encoding uncharacterized protein LOC128195924, with protein MAVKEFHSDQEAGNEESTLLQVDPYEEEEETLSLCDLPIYSASSSDKWRGDFSKEDEKSFGDDGDDEDNLFEFFSEEFNSSSNIAAAENIIFCGKLIPFKDIPPRVDECNSTARMSVQKGIAKRGSKGSKSFSCDYTSTGKVSLVRCTTKSRWFLFMFGMSKLSGTTEMELRDIRNRQSRRGPATMFPATEDGEEDSVKGKKRSCKGMWKILKSITMVLGCRSSKLANDVVKAALV; from the coding sequence ATGGCGGTTAAAGAGTTTCACTCGGATCAAGAAGCAGGAAATGAAGAAAGCACCCTACTGCAGGTAGATCCAtacgaagaggaagaagaaacccTCTCTCTTTGTGACCTTCCTATTTACAGTGCCTCCAGTTCAGATAAATGGCGTGGTGATTTCTcgaaagaagatgaaaaaagcTTTGGTGATGACGGCGATGATGAAGATAACCTGTTCGAGTTCTTCAGTGAAGAATTCAACTCTTCAAGTAACATTGCAGCTGCAGAGAACATAATCTTCTGCGGAAAACTAATTCCCTTCAAGGATATTCCTCCGCGTGTTGATGAATGCAATAGCACTGCACGCATGAGCGTGCAAAAGGGTATTGCAAAACGCGGTTCAAAGGGTTCAAAGAGTTTTTCGTGTGACTACACGTCGACGGGGAAGGTTTCTCTGGTGAGGTGCACCACCAAGTCTCGGTGGTTTTTGTTTATGTTCGGGATGTCCAAGTTGTCTGGCACTACCGAGATGGAACTGAGAGATATCAGAAACAGACAGAGCCGGAGGGGACCGGCGACAATGTTTCCGGCGACTGAAGACGGCGAAGAAGATTCCGTGAAGGGAAAGAAGAGAAGCTGCAAGGGGATGTGGAAGATTTTGAAGTCAATTACTATGGTCTTAGGCTGCCGCAGTAGCAAGCTTGCAAACGACGTCGTAAAGGCTGCTTTGGTGTGA